From Nicotiana tabacum cultivar K326 chromosome 22, ASM71507v2, whole genome shotgun sequence, one genomic window encodes:
- the LOC107821771 gene encoding short-chain dehydrogenase/reductase 1 isoform X3 has protein sequence MVYRWWSSDSIAVVTGANRGIGVEIAHQLASHGLTVLLTSRETRVGEKAAKVMQEGGLNVVFHQLDIVDPASIQSLSDWIKEKHGGLDILINNAGVNFNFGSDNSVEFAETVIKTNYFGTKSMVKAMIPLMRPSPFGARIVNVTSRLGRLNGRRNRIANVSLRQQLEDVNSLSEELIDNTVNTFLGQVKDGTWISGGWPQVFTDYSLSKLAANAYTRLMARILSDRPEGHKIYMNCYCPGWVKTAMTEWAGHTSPEDAADTAVWLALLPDQVVSGKFFAERREINF, from the exons ATGGTTTACAGATGGTGGTCATCTGACTCTATTGCTGTTGTGACTGGTGCAAATAGAGGAATTGGAGTTGAAATTGCTCACCAACTGGCATCACATGGCCTAACGGTACTTCTTACATCGCGAGAAACTCGTGTTGGTGAAAAAGCAGCAAAAGTCATGCAAGAAGGAGGTTTGAATGTGGTATTTCATCAATTGGACATTGTGGACCCAGCATCAATTCAATCATTATCTGATTGGATAAAAGAAAAACATGGCGGTTTAGATATACTG ATCAATAATGCAGGAGTCAACTTCAATTTCGGCTCAGATAATTCAGTTGAATTTGCAGAAACCGTTATAAAGACCAACTACTTTGGCACCAAAAGTATGGTTAAAGCTATGATTCCATTAATGAGGCCTTCTCCTTTTGGTGCTCGTATTGTTAATGTGACCTCACGATTGGGAAGACTTAATGGCAGACGGAAT AGAATTGCAAATGTCAGCTTGAGACAACAACTTGAGGATGTGAATTCCTTGTCAGAGGAACTGATTGATAATACCGTGAACACGTTTTTGGGACAAGTAAAAGATGGGACTTGGATATCTGGGGGGTGGCCGCAAGTGTTTACTGACTACTCATTGTCAAAGCTTGCAGCTAATGCTTACACCAGGCTAATGGCGAGAATACTTTCAGACAGGCCAGAGGGTCATAAGATATATATGAATTGCTATTGCCCAGGTTGGGTGAAGACTGCAATGACAGAGTGGGCTGGACATACGTCTCCAGAAGACGCTGCTGATACTGCAGTCTGGCTTGCTCTTCTCCCTGACCAGGTCGTGAGTGGTAAGTTTTTTGCTGAGAGACGTGAGATAAACTTCTAA
- the LOC107821791 gene encoding uncharacterized protein At4g14100-like, with protein sequence MFPPIKFIFLVTVYTLLFPSIAFESESTDPIPEPWPHQFHAITIMNYTQGLRKVDLWYDWPNKRYMHINQYQLGKTLYGVEWQNGTSFYFTLDSTQECTVRHFPVGILRPNWLEGSNYVGQKYKDGFLCNVWDKVGFLRYYEDAVTKIPVYWHFYDGLVEHIMAFEVEKVLEDSKWQAPAYCFKEVEKESISLLENLATSHFRDVVNGEVAEN encoded by the exons ATGTTCCCTCCTATCAAATTCATCTTCCTTGTCACTGTATACACACTCTTGTTTCCTTCAATTGCATTTGAATCAGAATCCACAGACCCAATTCCAGAGCCATGGCCTCACCAATTCCACGCCATTACAATCATGAACTACACTCAAGGTCTTAGGAAAGTGGACCTTTGGTACGATTGGCCAAACAAAAGGTACATGCATATAAACCAATATCAATTGGGAAAGACTTTGTATGGTGTTGAATGGCAAAATGGTACTTCCTTTTATTTCACTTTGGATTCTACTCAGGAGTGTACTGTTAGGCATTTCCCAGTGGGAATTCTTAGACCTAATTGGCTTGAAGGTTCAAATTATGTAGGACAAAAGTACAAGGATGGATTCCTTTGTAATGTTTGGGACAAGGTTGGTTTCTTACGGTATTACGAGGATGCTGTTACCAAGATTCCTGTTTATTGGCATTTTTATGATG GTTTGGTTGAACATataatggcatttgaggtggagAAAGTGCTGGAGGATTCAAAGTGGCAAGCCCCTGCTTACTGCTTCAAGGAGGTCGAGAAAGAAAGTATATCTTTGCTAGAAAACTTGGCTACCTCTCACTTCCGAGATGTCGTGAACGGGGAGGTAGCAGAGAATTGA
- the LOC107821771 gene encoding short-chain dehydrogenase/reductase 1 isoform X1: MGKKERAQERREKRRQEISLLRTIPYSDHQRWWSSDSIAVVTGANRGIGVEIAHQLASHGLTVLLTSRETRVGEKAAKVMQEGGLNVVFHQLDIVDPASIQSLSDWIKEKHGGLDILINNAGVNFNFGSDNSVEFAETVIKTNYFGTKSMVKAMIPLMRPSPFGARIVNVTSRLGRLNGRRNRIANVSLRQQLEDVNSLSEELIDNTVNTFLGQVKDGTWISGGWPQVFTDYSLSKLAANAYTRLMARILSDRPEGHKIYMNCYCPGWVKTAMTEWAGHTSPEDAADTAVWLALLPDQVVSGKFFAERREINF, encoded by the exons ATGGGTAAAAAGGAGAGAGcgcaagagagaagagagaagcgACGACAAGAAATATCTCTTCTCCGTACCATTCCTTATTCTGATCACCAAAG ATGGTGGTCATCTGACTCTATTGCTGTTGTGACTGGTGCAAATAGAGGAATTGGAGTTGAAATTGCTCACCAACTGGCATCACATGGCCTAACGGTACTTCTTACATCGCGAGAAACTCGTGTTGGTGAAAAAGCAGCAAAAGTCATGCAAGAAGGAGGTTTGAATGTGGTATTTCATCAATTGGACATTGTGGACCCAGCATCAATTCAATCATTATCTGATTGGATAAAAGAAAAACATGGCGGTTTAGATATACTG ATCAATAATGCAGGAGTCAACTTCAATTTCGGCTCAGATAATTCAGTTGAATTTGCAGAAACCGTTATAAAGACCAACTACTTTGGCACCAAAAGTATGGTTAAAGCTATGATTCCATTAATGAGGCCTTCTCCTTTTGGTGCTCGTATTGTTAATGTGACCTCACGATTGGGAAGACTTAATGGCAGACGGAAT AGAATTGCAAATGTCAGCTTGAGACAACAACTTGAGGATGTGAATTCCTTGTCAGAGGAACTGATTGATAATACCGTGAACACGTTTTTGGGACAAGTAAAAGATGGGACTTGGATATCTGGGGGGTGGCCGCAAGTGTTTACTGACTACTCATTGTCAAAGCTTGCAGCTAATGCTTACACCAGGCTAATGGCGAGAATACTTTCAGACAGGCCAGAGGGTCATAAGATATATATGAATTGCTATTGCCCAGGTTGGGTGAAGACTGCAATGACAGAGTGGGCTGGACATACGTCTCCAGAAGACGCTGCTGATACTGCAGTCTGGCTTGCTCTTCTCCCTGACCAGGTCGTGAGTGGTAAGTTTTTTGCTGAGAGACGTGAGATAAACTTCTAA
- the LOC107821771 gene encoding short-chain dehydrogenase/reductase 1 isoform X2, with amino-acid sequence MGKKERAQERREKRRQEISLLRTIPYSDHQRGIGVEIAHQLASHGLTVLLTSRETRVGEKAAKVMQEGGLNVVFHQLDIVDPASIQSLSDWIKEKHGGLDILINNAGVNFNFGSDNSVEFAETVIKTNYFGTKSMVKAMIPLMRPSPFGARIVNVTSRLGRLNGRRNRIANVSLRQQLEDVNSLSEELIDNTVNTFLGQVKDGTWISGGWPQVFTDYSLSKLAANAYTRLMARILSDRPEGHKIYMNCYCPGWVKTAMTEWAGHTSPEDAADTAVWLALLPDQVVSGKFFAERREINF; translated from the exons ATGGGTAAAAAGGAGAGAGcgcaagagagaagagagaagcgACGACAAGAAATATCTCTTCTCCGTACCATTCCTTATTCTGATCACCAAAG AGGAATTGGAGTTGAAATTGCTCACCAACTGGCATCACATGGCCTAACGGTACTTCTTACATCGCGAGAAACTCGTGTTGGTGAAAAAGCAGCAAAAGTCATGCAAGAAGGAGGTTTGAATGTGGTATTTCATCAATTGGACATTGTGGACCCAGCATCAATTCAATCATTATCTGATTGGATAAAAGAAAAACATGGCGGTTTAGATATACTG ATCAATAATGCAGGAGTCAACTTCAATTTCGGCTCAGATAATTCAGTTGAATTTGCAGAAACCGTTATAAAGACCAACTACTTTGGCACCAAAAGTATGGTTAAAGCTATGATTCCATTAATGAGGCCTTCTCCTTTTGGTGCTCGTATTGTTAATGTGACCTCACGATTGGGAAGACTTAATGGCAGACGGAAT AGAATTGCAAATGTCAGCTTGAGACAACAACTTGAGGATGTGAATTCCTTGTCAGAGGAACTGATTGATAATACCGTGAACACGTTTTTGGGACAAGTAAAAGATGGGACTTGGATATCTGGGGGGTGGCCGCAAGTGTTTACTGACTACTCATTGTCAAAGCTTGCAGCTAATGCTTACACCAGGCTAATGGCGAGAATACTTTCAGACAGGCCAGAGGGTCATAAGATATATATGAATTGCTATTGCCCAGGTTGGGTGAAGACTGCAATGACAGAGTGGGCTGGACATACGTCTCCAGAAGACGCTGCTGATACTGCAGTCTGGCTTGCTCTTCTCCCTGACCAGGTCGTGAGTGGTAAGTTTTTTGCTGAGAGACGTGAGATAAACTTCTAA
- the LOC107821811 gene encoding calcium-dependent mitochondrial ATP-magnesium/phosphate carrier protein 2 isoform X2 has translation MSVAGKAAVEHVNFPGMGTKDRPGCCNPVKNPGPVSMDHVLSALGETKEERESRIRSLFSFFDSDNAGYLDYVKIEKGLSAMQIPAEYKFAKELLKACDANKDGRVDYQEFRKYMDDKEMELYGIFEAIDVEHNGCILPEELWDALVKAGIELDDDELARFVEHVDKDNNGIITFEEWRDFLLLYPHEATIENIYQYLERVCLVDIGEQAVIPEGISKHVHASKYLIAGGVAGAASRTATAPLDRLKVILQVQTTRASIGPAVKSIWKEGRLLGFFRGNGLNVMKVAPESAIKFYAYETLKNVIGRAKGQDQRDIGTSGRLVAGGMAGAVAQTAIYPMDLVKTRLQTHACEGGKVPNLRKLSKDIWVQEGPRAFYRGLVPSLLGIIPYAGIDLAAYETLKDLSKIYILHDSEAGPLVQLGCGTISGALGATCVYPLQVVRTSVKVSGASTKDFSQIF, from the exons ATGTCAGTGGCTGGAAAGGCCGCCGTGGAGCATGTGAATTTTCCGGGAATGGGTACAAAGGACCGGCCCGGATGTTGCAACCCGGTGAAGAACCCCGGCCCGGTTTCAATGGACCATGTTTTATCAGCACTAGGTGAGACCAAAGAAGAAAGGGAGTCAAGAATCAGAAGTTTGTTCAGTTTTTTCGATTCGGACAATGCGGGCTACTTGGATTATGTAAAAATCGAAAAGGGTTTGTCTGCTATGCAAATTCCAGCTGAATATAAGTTTGCTAAAGAATTATTGAAGGCATGTGATGCTAATAAGGATGGGAGGGTGGATTATCAGGAGTTTAGAAAATATATGGATGATAAAGAAATGGAACTGTATGGGATTTTTGAGGCTATTGATGTGGAGCATAATGGTTGCATCTTGCCTGAAGAACTGTGGGATGCCCTTGTAAAAGCTG GAATAGAATTAGATGATGATGAACTTGCACGTTTTGTGGAGCATGTGGATAAAGATAATAATGGAATTATCACTTTTGAGGAATGGAGGGATTTTCTTCTACTCTATCCGCATGAGGCCACAATTGAGAATATTTACCAATACTTGGAGAGGGTATGTCTTGTTGATATTGGGGAGCAGGCAGTCATTCCGGAAGGCATCAGTAAGCATGTTCATGCATCCAAATACCTGATCGCAGGGGGTGTTGCAGGAGCTGCTTCTCGTACTGCCACAGCACCTCTTGATCGCCTAAAGGTCATTTTACAAGTGCAGACTACTCGTGCTTCAATTGGTCCTGCAGTCAAAAGCATATGGAAGGAAGGTCGTTTATTGGGGTTTTTCCGTGGCAATGGGTTAAATGTGATGAAGGTTGCACCTGAAAGTGCAATCAAGTTCTACGCTTATGAAACCTTGAAAAATGTTATTGGTCGTGCCAAGGGTCAAGACCAAAGAGATATAGGAACTTCTGGTCGTCTTGTGGCGGGTGGAATGGCAGGTGCAGTAGCACAAACTGCTATCTATCCGATGGATCTCGTTAAAACTCGATTACAGACTCATGCATGTGAGGGTGGAAAGGTTCCTAATCTGCGAAAACTATCAAAAGATATTTGGGTACAGGAGGGACCTCGAGCATTTTATAGAGGATTGGTTCCATCGTTACTTGGAATCATCCCTTATGCAGGCATTGATTTGGCTGCCTATGAGACTTTAAAGGATTTGTCAAAGATTTATATTCTTCATGATAGTG AAGCCGGCCCTCTCGTGCAGCTGGGTTGTGGGACAATTTCAGGAGCCCT